CCCTCAACCATATACCATTAAACCCTGATACTGTCCTTGAAGTAAATGGTAGAAGATGTAGCCTCCAATCAGAGGGTAGTTCTTGTCGCCTAAAAAAGAACAGAGTAGACAAGAAATTTGAAGAAGCTACTTTTGTAAGTACAGACAGTATAAGATTGTCAGGTGGTGTGAAGTTTGAGGTTTTTGATGGTGAAGATCTTATTCTTTTTGGGACTTTGGAAATGTTAAATGAATCGAAAGATAATGATAATGGGAAGTGGAGTATGAGTTGTGAATCAATGATTTGTTGTGGAAATGGGTTTTTGAAAGGTGGTGATTCATATTCATTGCCACCAATGATTGAAGTTTATGTTGCAGGATCGTTTTCTGGGACACCGATTATTTTGACAAAAACTTTACAGATTAGTCTCAAGAAGAAGCAACATCGGAAAGGAATGTTGGATTCCATTCCAGAGTATGAGAGTGCGGAATCGGAATCTCGGAAAGACGTTGTACCTGGACTTGATCTT
The genomic region above belongs to Lactuca sativa cultivar Salinas chromosome 4, Lsat_Salinas_v11, whole genome shotgun sequence and contains:
- the LOC111890301 gene encoding uncharacterized protein At1g01500, which codes for MEKDSYEKSNHPNHGLQIIKHPSYPSYGKRLISWFDIRVFYVRISNFMIDGYTPHYLTLNHIPLNPDTVLEVNGRRCSLQSEGSSCRLKKNRVDKKFEEATFVSTDSIRLSGGVKFEVFDGEDLILFGTLEMLNESKDNDNGKWSMSCESMICCGNGFLKGGDSYSLPPMIEVYVAGSFSGTPIILTKTLQISLKKKQHRKGMLDSIPEYESAESESRKDVVPGLDLQIDGYGNYKGGNENHENYEMSPYWNQMEYLEGEDGALSWFNAGVRVGVGIGLGVCLGVGIGVGLLVRTYQSTARNFRRRL